In Zingiber officinale cultivar Zhangliang chromosome 3B, Zo_v1.1, whole genome shotgun sequence, a single window of DNA contains:
- the LOC122055124 gene encoding beta-glucosidase 26-like produces MNLKGSFTFLFLFISLLVVQCVYGYKTNNAKLVSKVHKLSRDAFPHGFVFGTAASAYQVEGEALKGGRGPSIWDAFVKIPGLIPNNATGDVTDDEYHHYKEDIDIMKEHNFDAYRFSISWSRIFPNGTGAINWEGVDYYDRLIDNLILKGIIPYVNLYHYDLPLALQNEYLGWLSPKIVDAFADYADFCFKRYGDRVKNWFTFNEPRVVAALGFDTGSQAPGRATGSKFGGNSSTEPYIVAHNLILSHAAAVNRYREKYQKEQQGKIGILLDFVWYEPHTYSDKDKAAAQRAKDFHVGWFIHPLTYGYYPQSIQDIVKERLPKFTNDEVELVRGSYDYLGINQYTTYYVKDNSTMNPKPISYQDDWLVEFKYDRNGVPIGPRAHSDWLYIVPWGLYKAVTYVKENYGNPIVFLSENGMDQPGNVTLPKGLQDTQRRHFYHNYITELKRAIDDGASVIGYFAWSLLDNFEWRLGYTSRFGIVYVDFKNKKRFPKESARWFKKILQRS; encoded by the exons ATGAACCTTAAAGGGTCCttcacatttttatttttatttatttcactTCTCGTAGTCCAATGTGTATATGGTTATAAAACAAACAATGCGAAATTAGTTTCAAAAGTGCACAAGCTAAGTCGTGATGCCTTCCCTCATGGCTTTGTATTTGGCACCGCTGCATCTGCTTATCAAGTTGAGGGAGAGGCACTCAAGGGTGGTCGAGGACCTAGCATTTGGGATGCATTTGTAAAAATTCCAG GTCTCATTCCAAATAATGCAACGGGTGATGTAACAGACGATGAGTATCATCATTATAAG GAAGATATTGACATTATGAAGGAGCACAATTTTGATGCTTATAGATTCTCGATCTCTTGGAGTAGAATTTTCCCAA ATGGAACTGGAGCCATTAATTGGGAAGGTGTTGACTATTATGATAGGCTAATTGACAATTTAATACTCAAAG GTATTATTCCATATGTCAATCTCTATCACTATGATCTTCCATTGGCACTCCAAAATGAGTATTTGGGTTGGTTGAGTCCGAAGATAGT GGATGCATTTGCGGATTATGCTGACTTTTGCTTTAAGAGATACGGTGATAGAGTGAAAAATTGGTTCACATTCAATGAGCCAAGAGTGGTGGCAGCTCTAGGTTTTGATACTGGTTCTCAAGCCCCTGGAAGAGCTACTGGTAGTAAATTTGGAGGAAACTCATCTACGGAGCCTTACATTGTGGCTCACAATCTCATCTTATCTCATGCCGCAGCAGTTAATAGATATCGTGAGAAGTACCAA AAAGAGCAACAAGGAAAAATTGGAATTCTTCTAGATTTTGTTTGGTACGAGCCTCACACTTACTCTGACAAGGATAAAGCTGCTGCTCAGAGAGCTAAAGATTTTCATGTGGGATG GTTCATTCACCCTTTGACATATGGATACTATCCTCAATCCATTCAAGACATTGTTAAAGAAAGATTGCCAAAATTTACTAATGATGAAGTGGAGCTAGTTAGAGGTTCATACGACTATTTGGGAATTAATCAATACACAACTTATTATGTTAAGGATAATAGTACAATGAATCCTAAACCTATTAGTTATCAAGATGATTGGCTCGTTGAATTTAAAT ATGATCGAAATGGGGTACCAATTGGACCAAGG GCCCATTCTGATTGGCTATACATAGTTCCGTGGGGATTGTATAAGGCAGTGACATATGTTAAGGAGAACTATGGCAATCCAATTGTCTTTCTATCTGAAAATG GCATGGATCAACCGGGCAATGTCACACTTCCAAAAGGCTTGCAAGATACTCAAAGGAGACATTTTTATCATAACTACATTACTGAACTAAAGAGAGCTATAGATGATGGTGCTTCAGTGATTGGGTACTTTGCATGGTCTCTTCTTGATAACTTTGAATGGAGACTAGGATACACATCAAGGTTTGGTATTGTCTATGTTGACTTTAAGAATAAAAAGCGCTTCCCGAAGGAATCAGCTCGTTGGTTCAAGAAGATTCTCCAAAGGAGTTAa
- the LOC121967312 gene encoding 50S ribosomal protein L25-like — MARWWRGGAGFIRAVPPPLWQWTAASEYCQTIQAVPREHIGGRYNAMQLAAGRIPTRIITRREGGREITNLQRLTADTKQIGEFLERSPYFCSTPVKLQILAGPSSVAVLQSGTVLPLQVKKNKTGQIVGLVLQWAEKGSVLNVDVPVIFKGEDVCPGLKKGGYLLKNRTSLEYLCPSEHIPQKIEVDLSKLDIGGKVLARDVLPHPSLKLRKIVGYKPICKILAAEPKDPKTKLGWKETKTDDPAMKLGRKETKTNDSTTNLGRKETKTNEPKTKPGRKETKANDPKAKLGRKETKTAVGEA, encoded by the exons ATGGCGCGGTGGTGGAGAGGCGGCGCAGGGTTTATCCGGGCGGTGCCACCGCCGCTGTGGCAATGGACTGCAGCCTCCGAATACTGCCAGACGATCCAGGCGGTGCCGAGGGAGCATATTGGGGGCCGTTACAACGCCATGCAGCTTGCCGCAGGCAGGATCCCCACGAGGATTATCACCCGGCGCGAAGGCGGACGCGAAATCACTAACTTGCAGCGCCTGACCGCAGATACAAAGCAAATCGGTGAATTCCTCGAGCGGTCACCGTACTTCTGCTCCACTCCCGTCAAGCTCCAAATCCTTGCCGGGCCCAGCTCCGTTGCTGTCCTTCAATCCGGCACTGTTCTACCCCTTCAG GTCAAGAAAAATAAGACAGGGCAAATTGTAGGCTTGGTGTTGCAATGGGCAGAGAAAGGCTCTGTGTTGAACGTTGACGTGCCTGTGATCTTCAAGGGAGAGGATGTCTGCCCTGGATTGAAAAAAG GTGGTTATCTTCTCAAAAATAGAACCAGTCTTGAATACCTCTGTCCTTCAGAACACATCCCTCAAAAAATTGAGGTGGATTTATCAAAATTGGATATTGGAGGCAAAGTTTTAGCGCGTGATGTTTTACCCCACCCTTCGCTGAAGTTGAGGAAGATAGTTGGCTACAAGCCAATTTGTAAGATTTTAGCAGCAGAGCCGAAGGACCCAAAAACTAAGCTTGGATGGAAGGAGACCAAAACAGATGACCCAGCAATGAAGCTTGGACGgaaggagaccaaaacaaatgacTCAACAACTAATCTTGGAAGAAAGGAGACGAAAACAAATGAACCAAAAACTAAACCTGGAAGAAAGGAGACCAAAGCAAATGATCCAAAAGCCAAACTTGGAAGAAAGGAGACTAAAACGGCAGTAGGTGAAGCCTAA